Sequence from the Prunus persica cultivar Lovell chromosome G5, Prunus_persica_NCBIv2, whole genome shotgun sequence genome:
AGCCCCTTCTGAATACCATTTCATTCTCAGAAACTGGTGGTGGGGCAAAGAGCAAAATGTTTTGTGACAGGCTAACAACTCAAATCCATGATTCGGATtgtgctctctctcttctgtcATCACCACAGACACAGCAGACATCTGAAATAGGTTTGAGACACATGGTGCAGCAGCCTAATTCAATATCTCTGATGCAACAACGATTAGGCCCCGGAGGCCTTCATGGGAACAACAGTATAGAGCCCATGGATTCAGTTCTGGTCTCCAATGGAAGTGAAGCAAATGTTCATTGCCCCGGAATGTTTCACCTAGGCTCTGATGGGTCCCTGGGGaacaatcaacaacatcaacaTCAACATCAAGCCCCTCAAACACTTCCCTTCCATTGGCAGTAGCAAAATGCAGGTTTCCTATACTGCTGCATAATTCATTTAGAACCTCTTTGTATGATTTTGCAGGGCCTTCTAGCCATCCTGTAAACTAAAGGATACTATTTACATACTCTCCCAACTATGATTAATTATATTTGGCTCCTCATGAATCATGATGGATAACCATTTTGGTCAACTCTTTATTTGCTTTTTCCATTCACCACATAGGAGTTTGACTCTTCGCTCCTTAGTTTCTCATGAAATTGTACTATGGTCAAAGAATATCAGTCAATTAATTACCAATCTGACCTGCAAAAGAACTGTGGATGTGTTTGACCATATGGGCTATGGGGAAGCAAAAGCCGGCATGCTCTGTACTCACATAAGTGCCAATTAGTTTTTTAAGGGCTCTGCCAATTCCTGAGGGCATATTGAGTCTAAGGACATATTGagtcaaattaaaatttaaaattcccAGAAATAATACGTAGATGGAAAACTTCATAGCGAATcaccaaaatatgaaaattcataGGGTTCAGGAGCGAAACcgcaaaatataaaaaattcatgagTGAAACCTTAAGATTTAAAAGCAACTCAAAAACACGAGATACGATTTAATTAGGTTATTCGAACATAGTCAAAGAAGACTCAAGACGAGATATGGTAATAAATAGCAtaaaagatataaaaataCTTGGGTGTCATCCTCACACAGCCAGATGGTATTACTAATCTACGTGTTATCATATAAGTAGACAACATAAATGATATGTTGCAAACCCAAGGTATAGTACAAACAAATACACATGTTATAAAATAGGTAGCTCGGCTTGGACTGTACTGGTGTTGAGTCCAAGCCAATCCTTTTGAGTTCCACCCCTCTGGTTAGGACTTGTAAGATACAATATGCGGGAttgttgtttaatttaataagtCCAGTCCCAACATTTATAAGTTCACCAAGCAGTGCCTAACACTTTTGTCATagctgcgcggctatacttaaaaattttaaaaacggGTGTAGCCtagcggctatacgatttatatatattaaaaaagatcCGCCTAGCGCCTATCCGCCACGTGCCAAAACAGTaaagccgaacggctatactattttttaaaaaaaaattaggaaaacgagtatagccgagcggctatactaattaaaattttttttttaaaaaaaaaaccgagtgGCATGAGTGTATTGGTAATACCGTACATTGATATAGGCCCACATATACGTACGGATGAGATTAAAAGTATATTGCATGCGTAAACTCTCCTTTCGTAGCTAAGCAACATAAGGGAACTCTTCCAATTCGATACCTAGTATGCATCCATTCTTACATTAATGTCGAAAAGgacaaaagattttaaaacAACTCGAAAAACACCATATACGATTTAATTAGGTTGTTGCAATAGAATCAGTGAAGACGAGATGCGGtaataaataacattaaagGTATAAAAATACAGATTATGTTGCTCAAttacgtattataatataagtagACGGCATGAATTATATGTCATTGACCTAGAGtatgatattaaaaaaacaagtacatGTTTAAAAGATTAGTGGATTGGTAAAAATAAGTAGTGGCATGACCATCACACCAAAAAATATCTCCGGTAAAAAGACAAGCATTACAGACGCCTCATATAAGTGTGAGCAATCTAAACCGTACATTGATATATGACCCACATAAACGTACGATTGAGATTAACAGTACATCACACCTGCGAATTTTCTTTTCGTAGCATAGCCTAGCACCAAAAAAGTAGTAAATTGAGAGAATTCAATTCCAATTTAATACTTTGGATTTCATAGTGAACTCCAGATGTAGTAAACTgtttgattggattggattttcTCTGGCAGAGTagacaaatgaaaatttatgattttgcATGTAAAACAGCGTCGTTTTCTGCTACCTAACTCAGGAAGGTTCAAAAAAACAGATATAAAAAGGAGCTCCCACTAACACCATCACAACAGAGCAGAGCTACTCAGAGCATTGTTACGTTCTGTTCTCATAACAAAGCAGAAGGAGGCGACGAGAAGACGACAATGGCTGCAAAACCGGACATGGTTCCAGAAGTGGAAATGGCTGATGCAAAAGGAGTGTTTTCTCCGGCACACGACGACGTTTCAGTGAGCATTCTGGCGAGACCACCGGCCGTTTCTTTCGCATCATCAGCTGCCTGTGTTGGCAAAACGTGGAACCAAAGCTGCAACAAAAATTTTTCTCGTCCCCAGTTCTCTTCAGCTTTATCTCTCAATCCGGACCTGCATGTAAGTCTTAAATAACTCTGTTTGCTTAACTCTGGATTTTGTTTCATGTatggttcttttcttctttttttgaagGCTGCCTTAGATGAGGTTCTTGCTGACGCTTTCTCTAAGCCGCTTCGACCGGACTTCATTGTCGCATACATCGGCATAAATTTTAGCTTGGAAGAAACTCACCACCTTGTAAATGATCATTCTACCTCtgcttaaattttttgttgttatcttttgttgttttctttttctttttctttttgagagTGGTTGTTCTGCTGCAGATCACTGAGAAGGTAGGCCCTGGAATTCCGGTTATAACCAATAAGGCCAAGGGACTAATTGGCACTGATGTCCAAACTGATAAGCTCAGAGAGGTctgttctttaatttcttggaATTGTTTGAGTTAATAAAAAGATCATGTTGactaaatagaatattttgtGCAGGTGATTTGGGGATCGACTGATGGTGATTCTGAGTGGAATGAGAACAATTCGAACCGAGGGATTGTTTTGTCTGTCGGATACATGCCCGGTTTGAAAGTCGATGTCATCCCACTCTTAAGGCCAAAGAATGTAAAGCTTTTGCTGCCTTTGCAATGCTATTAAGCTTTTAATTagtgtttctctttttattacCATTTGTTGGAGATTCTTGCTAATCAGGAACAACAATTGACTATGGTTGACCACTTTCTGATGGAAATTATGGATTTCACCTGCGCTGCTTCAGGTTCTTTATCCCCATCTTGTATCATAATGTTTGGGGTAAGTTGGTCTTCCTCATCtgatcttttcttttgttggttaAACATTCACAACAAGGcagtttcttttatttcttctaaTTGGGTTACTTCATGGTTGCTCATCTAGGATAAAAATGAGGATATGAATCCCATTCTTACCATCCTTGGTGAGTACTTTTTTCCTAAAATGAGTTGATAAGTATATATTACTTACTTATTAGCCTGATTTTCTAAGCTCATAGATTTTTATGTTTCCACAAACTTGTTTATGGATCTTATGGCTGATAACTTTCTGTATCTTGCAGATCAGGTCATGCCTGATGAGACAGCCATTGTTGGTGATGCAAGTGCCGCCTTTCTGTGCACTCGAATGGATGAAGCCGAAAATTACAATAAGGATGTGTTCTCTTTCGCCGCTGCTGCTCTCGTTTTCGCGAGGGATCAATACAAGCCTGAAGGTATTTCCCTATGCAGAACTGTCCTATATTCTGCAACAAATTATGTCTGAACATAATCATTATTCATAGTTTACCCTTTTTTGGTACTCTATTGCTTATTTTTGTCATTCATGTGCTTCccattttcttgtttcaaagttctgtttttaataactcatcAACTTTGTGTCTTTCCTGGTTTTGAATTTAATGAGCAGACATAGGGGAGACTGAGTTTCATGTCACAGTGTCTAGCGGTATAATACCATTTGGTCCTTATTTCAAGACGGTTTCAGTTCTGGAGAAGCATTGTCTTTGTTCATGGGTTTCTGCCATAATGCTAGGATTCGAAAGTGTCATTATCGATTGCTACGATGTTTTAATGGAACTGAAAAGCCAGGTGTGTCACTATAAATTCGTAATTGACTCACGAATAACATAGATATGATTGAATATTATATTGTCAGACCGTCAATTCACAAATTAGAGCAAGAATCCCCCAAATTAGGGTTGAAATAGATTTAACTTCGTTATAAGAAAAATCTGTTGTGATGTAGATCAAAAAGCCTGATATGTACATTGGGGTCACACAAAGAAGAAACTACTCCATTTTGGAAAAACCACCAAGCTCCATAAGATCCTTGTCCTTCCATGAAGTTAAGGAGTAAGTCACAAACCCCTTTTCTACTTCTGTTTGCCTGAATTTCTTGTAGAAATATTCAtatcaattgaaaaacaaaaagggacTAATTACTGTTGGTTTTTATGGTTTGTACTTTGAACAGTGGAGAGGGAGACTTCATCCTTGTTGATGGCATTGGTATCAAACCTGGtgatatcttcttcttctaccaTGCAGATGCTGAAAATGCCTTGATCACCATTGATCAAGCCCGTCGCAAACTTAAAACTTTGCGTGAAGATTATGAGAAAAACGGGCGAGAGGTGTTTGGAGGCTTCATCTTCTCCTGTGAAAATCGCGGTGTGTCATTTTTCAAGAGTCCTGGAGTTGATAGCAAGCCATTTGCTATGAACTTTCCTGGAGTTCCAGTAGCTGGTATGTTTGGCAATGGTGGGGAGATTGGACGTGGTGCTTTGCTTGGTGTTAAGAAAAATCTACGACGAAATGGTCCTCGCAGCTGTGTCCATGCCTACAGCTCTGTTTACTTGGCCATGTCATATGTTCCTCCTCCTGAGGCTCCAATGATCATAGATGAGTAGATGTTGCTCAATTTTTCTCCATGTGGATTAAATAAAGTTGGAGAATGGAAATAAAAGAGCGTCAAGATCTagggtttcttttttcatcttcttttgttgttgtgggtTTTGGTAGGGATGTTGGCAGAAAGTTGGTGTTCTGTCTTGCCATCTCTTCCAATTGCGTTTATCATTTATGTTTTAGTACTAGGTCTAGGCCAGGCAACTCCATTGTAGCTTCTACAGTTGTTCAAACTTGATCATGTGGAGGAAGTTAAATGAGAAGTGCTGGTACTATAAGTATGTATCCAAATGAAAATTGATAATGGTAGTATCCTATGTGCATATGAAGCCCTTATCATCACCAAGTGTTTCCTGATAAAGCATTTGAAGGTTCTTCGTGTCGTGAAGAAGTACATGTTAGCtgcttctttaaaaaaatacttttCCAAATCATAGACATGGATGTGTGTTTAATTAACATATAAATTAATCTCAAAATACATCTCTCTCAAACATAAGTTAGTTTAGGCAGGtttacaaaaactcaaaatcaaactACATACGATAATTTTTAAACCGTTTgacttttttaaattaaaaccaaacTAAATCAATAATTATGATTTCATCAGTTCCGCcggatgcccacccctaaacATAGCCTTTCAAAAATGAACTAACATGTCCTTGTTAGACATGAGGATACTTGACTATTAACTCAAAAGTAATGCTTGATGGACATCATTTTTAAATCGCATTAACTAATTATATCATCAGAACAATAATAATGGATATACAaactcttttttcaattttttttttaagtacaagCAATTTGTGGAGGAAATTTACacacaaatatttattgggTGCTTGAGAGTTTCGAATTTCTGCCCATACTGTGAAAGTGAAAGATCTAAATCAATTGAGCTTTCCCTCACTAGCCTTTGCTTTATGATGTGAGAGAGTTGAGATATAAATTTAGTCTAGTAATTGACACATCACTTGTTACATAACTTGCTTGACTAGAATGTGTTCCAAATTTTCCTGTGATTACTtgtgtatatttttatatgcttagaaaaaaaaaagtatttattttattttataatcttaTGTAGTATTTTtcctgtttttatttatacaatgAGAATATTTTACCAGTAGTTTGTTCGATTgttccaagttccaactaaaggaaaaaaggagaaGATACAAACACCACGATAGCTCAAACCATCCAAAGCTTGAAACTTGGAATTGCTTGAGACTTGAGACTCTGAAAGTCGGCATCTTTACAGAACAAAGATGGACGAGGCATCGTCGTCGTCCTCGACGATCAGAAACAAAAACGACATGAAACGGCCCCAAACGACGGCGGCAGGGTTGTTATCGCCGATAAACGACGACCTTCTCCACAACATCCTCTCGCGCCTGCCCGCCTTATCCTTCGCATCGGCGGCGTGCGTTAGCAAATCCTGGAACCAAATCTGCAGTCGAATCCTCTCTCGCCCAAAACTCGCCTCTGCCCTCTCTCTCCACCCCTCGCCTAAGGTTTAGCCCCCTGTTTGGTTTCCGAGAAAATCACGAGCACGCACATTTTATCACACATTTTCTCTGCGTATATATGTATGTCAAGCTTTATTTTTGTGTCTTGGAATTGATAGGCTGCTGTGAAAGAGGTTATCGAGAAGGTTCTAGCTGAGCCGATACGACCTCATTTCGTTGTAGCTAATATTGGCAGTGGGTTTCGCTTGTATGACATTTTCAGGCTTGTATGTGTTCTTGATCCTATGAACCTTAATTAACTtcattatatatacacatatttaatttaaaaaatcaaattatggATTTTTCTTGTGTTACTGTTTAATATTGTAGAtatcaaaaaaattggggtCCAGCGTTCCGTTTATCATTTCTACTTCAAGCGGAATTATTGGAAGAGATGCTCTTACCCATGAATTCAAAGAGGTTTCATAGATAGTTGTGTTTTTTGGGGTTCGCCTAGTTTTTGTTCATTACTTTGCAGCAAGTTTAACTCTTTACTAATTTTGGGTAAAATTTGGTTAATTAGGTTAAGTGGGGAGATGTTTGTGGTGATGGAAGTGATGAAGATTGCTCTATACCAGCAAAGGATGTGAACTACGGCATCCTTTTGACTGTTGGCTTTGTGCCGGGATTGAAAGTTGATGCTATCCCACTGTTAAGATCAACAAAGGTGCCAAATTCTACAATGAATCTGAAATgctgattttttttgaaagttcTAGAGTGATGAATTTCAGATGTGGAAACTTGGGACATATAGTTTCGGTTGTTATTATCATTTGTGGGAATTTGTAGAATCTTTCAAGCTCTTTCTGCAGTAATGGATTTGTTGACACATAAACGTTTACAATCACATCAGGAACCTCGAGAGGTCTTGCTTGATAAATTCATCATGGATATTAAAGATTACACAGCCTCTGTTTCAGGTTGCACCTTCCCTGTTGCAATTATGATGTTTGGAGTGAGTTTCTGCCCTCATACTTGATTGcctatttgttctttttttccttgttttttccCTTTGTTAAAAATCAGCTGCAGTTTTCCATCGTTGCATTGCTAATATTTGACATGATTGATGGTACAGGATGGGCTTATTAACATGAAACCAATAATTGATGCATTGGGTGAGTATCCTGACTGTGTAATCatattatgtttttatatCTTCTTTAATTAGACTGTCTTTATGAGGAAAAACATAAAAGTAGTTTTATGCTTATAATTGAAAGCTTGAACTGCTAAAAAAGAAATGGGGTTAGAAGAGgaatatgaaaaagaaaagaaaaaaagcactTGGTTTCATGGCTAGGGAAAACAAGGAATGATTTGTTTAGCTTTTGAAAGATGAGGGAGACAAGCTGAtactttcaaatttttgtgtgttgCAAGATCTTACTGGATCAGCTTTTGTTGATTATATCTTAATATCTCATTTATTGCAGATTATTCTATGCCTATGGAAACGGTGATTGTGGGTGATGAGAGAGGTCGCTTTTTATATAGAAGTGGGAACGAGTCTAGAAATGTCTGTGGGAGTGCAAAATACTTTTCAGATGCTGTTGCTCTTATATTTGCCAGGGACAAAGACAAGCCATCTGGTAATGATTTAATTTCGTTATTTATACATTACTGTGATCCTCATGTTGTTTCCAGTGTAGTTTCCTGTTCACATAGCTAACTTGCATGCCTTgacaaaatttgaagaaaaaaataaaagatatatATCATTTCTTGATAGATTGCTACTTAGCCTTCCAAAATCTGAAGCCACTTCAGGTTGCTGTAAATTTTGCAAAACCCCCTTTGCCAATTTAAAACACATCCAGATGTATTCAATTCTGAAGCATATTACTTATGCTTTTCATGTTTAATGCTTTCATACTTGAACAAAATGGGGTTTTGGTTACGATCAcagtttgttttcaaattttggaacAGTGACTTTTCAAAATTGCATAACTTCACAATTGACTTTAATCTGGTTTCCATATTTGAGATGCATGCTAAACTCAACTTTTGATAAATAaaggtttccttttttttttttaatgcattgctttttccaaattgttcttatttttatgggtaagtgtttgctttttctttttttgaactTTCCAGATTGTATCTCACATGCCTCATTATGTGCTGATAAGGTTTCATAGATGCTTGCTTCTGAACTTTCCTAGTGACTTAGTTGTTTTCTTATTCCTGCTTTCATGTGGAAACCTTGGCCCACCCCGTTGCAGTTACTCTAGTAATCGTGTAGTATATCTATGATTGCTCCCTTATTCTGTAAAGTTATTATATCAAACTGCCCAATGTGTTTCATTATCACTTATCTGGTCTGGTATAAATGAGAAGGTATCGGAGATATTCAATTCCAAATTGCATTGTCAAAAGGAGTGTCAACAGTAGGTTCCAGGCACAAGGCTGTTTCTGTTAAAGAGAACCACTGTGAGCATTCTACTTGGCTAACTGCTAGAAGAGAAGGACACCCAGAGACTCTTGATGGTCAACAACTTCTTAATGACATCAACGATGAGGTAAAAGAACACATTTAAAATTTCCAAGTGGTGCATGTTAAAAATCTGCAGAAAGTGCCAGTTGACTTTGAAGTATTGTTTTACGTTGGATTAGTGAATCCAAAAAATATTACAAGTgaatttatttaacaaataTAGTAAATGTAAAACCTATTTTATATAAGTATCATACATTCTTACAGTTACAAgtacttttcttgtttttgaaatGTTTATGTGACAGTTAGAAGATTATGCTGATTCTTCTGATCTATACATTGGGGTTATAAAACGAAGAAATATCTCCATGGGATCAGAGAAGCCAAGAATGATTACGTCCTTGGAATTCCACGGAGTTGTAGGGTAATATTCAGAACTTTTCATCTTTAACTGGCTTGTATTGTCTTTTGCAACTTTTGATCTTGGGCTCGGAATGGATTTCCTGCACAGTTCCGCATGGATAGCTCTCTTTTGAATTTCTATTATATTgatttaaaactttttttgaTAAATCTATTGATTTAAGTATTAACACGAGGCCTTTTCCACAGAGGAGATGATGAGTACCTTTATGTCAGTGGTGTTGGCATTAAAACTGCCGATTACTTCCATTTCTATCGTTCTGACCCCGAATCTGCATTATCTTCATGTAACAATGTCTCCTTAAGCCTTAAAAAGTTGAAGTCAGATGAAGATTCAAAACATCGTCGTCATATAAGTGAAGTATTTGGGGGTTTTATGTTCGCTTGTTGTGGCCGTGGTGAGTCATTCTTCGGACGCGTCAATGTTGATGGATCTCCTTTCGTGGAGAACTTCCCTGGGGTTCCACTGGCAGGAATATTTTGCGGGGGAGAAATTGGACGTGGCCCTTCAAGGTTGACTGGGGAAGCACATAAAGATAGTGATGCTCGTTGCAATATGCAT
This genomic interval carries:
- the LOC18777835 gene encoding F-box/LRR-repeat protein At5g63520 is translated as MDEASSSSSTIRNKNDMKRPQTTAAGLLSPINDDLLHNILSRLPALSFASAACVSKSWNQICSRILSRPKLASALSLHPSPKAAVKEVIEKVLAEPIRPHFVVANIGSGFRLYDIFRLISKKLGSSVPFIISTSSGIIGRDALTHEFKEVKWGDVCGDGSDEDCSIPAKDVNYGILLTVGFVPGLKVDAIPLLRSTKEPREVLLDKFIMDIKDYTASVSGCTFPVAIMMFGDGLINMKPIIDALDYSMPMETVIVGDERGRFLYRSGNESRNVCGSAKYFSDAVALIFARDKDKPSGIGDIQFQIALSKGVSTVGSRHKAVSVKENHCEHSTWLTARREGHPETLDGQQLLNDINDELEDYADSSDLYIGVIKRRNISMGSEKPRMITSLEFHGVVGGDDEYLYVSGVGIKTADYFHFYRSDPESALSSCNNVSLSLKKLKSDEDSKHRRHISEVFGGFMFACCGRGESFFGRVNVDGSPFVENFPGVPLAGIFCGGEIGRGPSRLTGEAHKDSDARCNMHVYSTIYLVLSYTPLPLEH
- the LOC18776078 gene encoding F-box/LRR-repeat protein At5g63520, which codes for MAAKPDMVPEVEMADAKGVFSPAHDDVSVSILARPPAVSFASSAACVGKTWNQSCNKNFSRPQFSSALSLNPDLHAALDEVLADAFSKPLRPDFIVAYIGINFSLEETHHLITEKVGPGIPVITNKAKGLIGTDVQTDKLREVIWGSTDGDSEWNENNSNRGIVLSVGYMPGLKVDVIPLLRPKNEQQLTMVDHFLMEIMDFTCAASGSLSPSCIIMFGDKNEDMNPILTILDQVMPDETAIVGDASAAFLCTRMDEAENYNKDVFSFAAAALVFARDQYKPEDIGETEFHVTVSSGIIPFGPYFKTVSVLEKHCLCSWVSAIMLGFESVIIDCYDVLMELKSQIKKPDMYIGVTQRRNYSILEKPPSSIRSLSFHEVKDGEGDFILVDGIGIKPGDIFFFYHADAENALITIDQARRKLKTLREDYEKNGREVFGGFIFSCENRGVSFFKSPGVDSKPFAMNFPGVPVAGMFGNGGEIGRGALLGVKKNLRRNGPRSCVHAYSSVYLAMSYVPPPEAPMIIDE